Within the Hypericibacter adhaerens genome, the region AACGGGCCCGCCGGCCGCCCGAGGGGCTTTGGCCGACCTGCTGCCGTTAAAGCTGGATTGGGCGCTAACCGCCATGTCTGAAAGCCTCTTTTGGTCCTGTCGGATGCTGCCCGGGTAAGGTTGAGGAGGCTTTAACAGGCTGGTGGCACGATCAAAAAACGCGCTCGCCGGCCCCGGCAGCTTTTGCCGGCCCGGCAGATTCTGCAGGGTGCAATCTGCCGGTGCCCGGCAAATTCTGCCGGTTCATGCGCGATTCACCCGGGTTAACCCGCTGATAAAGCACCCGGGGGCCAATTGGCATCCGGCTTGCTCCATCATCCCCGCCGGACTCCCATTCCATGCAGGAACGGGGCTCCGGTGCCTTGGCAGGAAGCCTTGGCGTTCCCTTCCATGTAGGAGAAATTGCAATGTCTCTTAACGTTATCTCCAACTACGCCGCGAACGTCGCGCATCGCAACCTGATGACGTCGGACTCGCAGGCGACTTCCTCGCTCGCCAAGCTGTCCTCGGGCAGCCGTGTCGTGTCGGCGAAAGACGACGCCGCCGCGATGGCGATCGGTGCGCGCTTGAACAGCACCGTCAACGCTCTGAAGCAGGCTTCGGTCAACGCCGGTCAGGGCGTGTCGATGCTCCAGATCGCGGACGGCGCCATGGCTCGTGTCAACGACGTTCTGGTCCGCATGAAGACGCTGTCGGTGCAGGCGGGTTCGGGTCAGCTTTCTTCGACCGAACGCGGCATGCTCGACACCGAGTACCAGTCTCTGGTGTCGGAAGTGACTCGTATCGCGGCGGCGACCGACTTCAACGGTCAGCAGCTCGTGAACGGCTCGCTGACCACGGTGCAGACCAGCAACACCTCGTCGGCCTTCCTCGTGGCCGACGGCGTTGCCAGCATCACGGCTCATGGCCTGACGGCGTCGACGTCGGACAACTACACGCTGTCCTACGACGGCACGACCGGCCATACCTTCACGCTGACGGGTCCGGGCGGCACGAGCTACACCGGCCAGATCAGCTCCAGCGCCTATGACAGCAGCAGCGCCATGAGCACCGGCACGGCCGTGAAGCTGACGGCCGCCAACACCAGCAGCGTTGGCGACATCGTCATCTCGCTCAATACCGCCTTCGACGCTGCGACGACCGTTGCGGCTTCGACGAACAACGGCATGCACTTCACGGGCTCGGACACGACCTCGTTCTCGTACAAGGTCGGTGCGGGCACGGATGCGACCAAGGACGTGATCACGGTTTCGGTCAACGGCATCAATGCGGCCAACCTCGGCCTGACCGGCACCGACATCACCACGGCCGCGACGGCTGACGCCGCCTCGGATCTGATCAGCGCCGCCATCGACACGCTGAACACCGCGCGTTCGACGGTCGGTGCCTATCAGAACCGCCTCCAGTTCGCCTCCGACAACCTCGCGTCGGCGATCGAGAACTCGGAAGCGGCCCGTTCGAACCTGCTCGACCTGGACATCGCCCAGGAAATGACGACGTTCACGTCGAAGCAGATCCTGACCCAGGCTGGTGTGTCGATGTTGGCCCAGGCCAACCAGATGCCCCAGAACCTGCTGAAGCTGTTCCAGTAATTGCGACAGGCAAGGCCGGAGGGATCCTCCCTCCGGCCGAGCCGGCCGCAAGAGTCGATTGATCGAGGCAACGTGTCATGGAAATCCGCGGAAGCTCCCAGTCCCCGGCCCCGGCGCAAAGCAACGATCCGTCGCCCCTGCCCACCGGCGGGGCGGCGAGCTCCGAGGCCATTGCCGCGCAGCGCCAGGCTGTCGGTGAACGCGATCTTAACGATGCGGTGACAATGTCACCGTCGATGGAGATGCCCAAGATGCCCTTCACAAGGGCAGAGCTCAGCGTCGACCGGTCGACCCAGCGCTATGTGGCGAGGATCGTCGATCGCAACAACGGCAAAATGGTCGCCGAATATCCGACCGAGGCCCAGCTCAAGCTCTATGCGATCTCGCGCGAGCTGCTGGGGAAACTGATGAAGGCAGAGGCCTGAACCCATGGCAACCACGTCGACGTCCGGAATCAACCTGAGCAACGTCAACGTCGACAATACCGGGAAGGTGACCTTCTCGGGGCTTTCGTCGGGACTCGACTACCAGTCGATCATCGACAACATCATCAAGGCCAAGACGGTTCCGGTCGACAATCTCAAGACCACGATCGACGACAACACCAAGAAGATCACCGCCTATAACGATCTCAAGGGCCTGCTGCAGACGCTGCAGGATTCGCTCTCGAAGCTGCGCGGCGCCGTCTCGATCGACGGCTCGGCCAACGCCTTCCAGGCGAAGGACGTCTTCGCCTCCACGGCGCGCTCCGACGGCCAGACGGCCTCCAGCGCCTCCAACCTGATCGGCGTGACGGTGACCAACGCCGCCACCCTCGGCAACCACACGATCGAGGTGCAGCGCCTGGCGACCGCGCACAAGCTGGGCACCAAGGCTTTCAGCAGCGCTACCACAGGGCTGGGCATCGC harbors:
- a CDS encoding flagellar protein FlaG, whose amino-acid sequence is MEIRGSSQSPAPAQSNDPSPLPTGGAASSEAIAAQRQAVGERDLNDAVTMSPSMEMPKMPFTRAELSVDRSTQRYVARIVDRNNGKMVAEYPTEAQLKLYAISRELLGKLMKAEA
- a CDS encoding flagellin N-terminal helical domain-containing protein — protein: MSLNVISNYAANVAHRNLMTSDSQATSSLAKLSSGSRVVSAKDDAAAMAIGARLNSTVNALKQASVNAGQGVSMLQIADGAMARVNDVLVRMKTLSVQAGSGQLSSTERGMLDTEYQSLVSEVTRIAAATDFNGQQLVNGSLTTVQTSNTSSAFLVADGVASITAHGLTASTSDNYTLSYDGTTGHTFTLTGPGGTSYTGQISSSAYDSSSAMSTGTAVKLTAANTSSVGDIVISLNTAFDAATTVAASTNNGMHFTGSDTTSFSYKVGAGTDATKDVITVSVNGINAANLGLTGTDITTAATADAASDLISAAIDTLNTARSTVGAYQNRLQFASDNLASAIENSEAARSNLLDLDIAQEMTTFTSKQILTQAGVSMLAQANQMPQNLLKLFQ